The Melitaea cinxia chromosome 6, ilMelCinx1.1, whole genome shotgun sequence genome has a window encoding:
- the LOC123654722 gene encoding prothoracicotropic hormone-like — MWIRLLLLVFQTCSAALISIQPFVPIIDSKKTSNVDEFMVENQRTQMRQNYVLQRALNGNMDIAELRTPYESEPFDPNINREGLPEFVLDHANMIRNDIILLDNSVETRTRKRGNIKVKRYEQGDIKYVPCNCEQESKKLIHLGSDYFPRTIETRICNETLCPSPYGCRKIKSDVTVLKRKKHTNEESQDELPDDLFKRWVALKKRVIVGCTCTRDYIDSDLS, encoded by the exons ATGTGG ATAAGACTATTATTACTAGTATTTCAAACATGTTCCGCTGCCTTGATCAGTATACAACCATTTGTCCCAATAATCGATTCTAAAAAGACGTCCAATGTTGACGAATTTATGGTTGAAAATCAGAGAACCCAGATGAGGCAAAACTATGTCTTACAAAGAGCTTTAAACGGTAATATGGACATAGCCGAATTAAGAACTCCTTACGAAAGTGAGCCTTTCGACCCTAACATTAATCGTGAAGGGTTGCCGGAATTTGTATTAGATCACGCCAATATGATAAGgaatgatataattttattagacaATTCAGTTGAGACGCGAACTAGGAAAAGAggaaatattaaagtaaaaagatatgag CAAGGAGATATAAAGTATGTGCCTTGCAACTGTGAACAAGAAagt aaaaaacTAATACATTTGGGTAGTGACTACTTTCCTCGCACCATAGAAACAAGAATCTGCAATGAAACACTTTGTCCATCTCCCTATGGTTGTCGCAAGATAAAAAGTGAC GTAACTGTGTTGAAAAGAAAAAAGCATACTAATGAGGAATCTCAAGACGAATTACCCGATGACCTTTTTAAAAGATGGGTTGCACTAAAGAAGCGTGTTATAGTTGGATGCACCTGTACTAGAGACTACATTGACAGCGACTTAAGTTAA